The Brassica napus cultivar Da-Ae chromosome C7, Da-Ae, whole genome shotgun sequence genome has a segment encoding these proteins:
- the LOC106410888 gene encoding probable folate-biopterin transporter 2 has product MVVEDQNLESGGSVRVVIKGESHLRTVLWGPVRWIKMLAKELHWSFVFGVVSLYGINQGLGGSLGRVATEYYMKDVQKVQPSESQALTAITKIPWIIKPLWGILTDVLPIYGFHRRPYFVLAGVLGVVSMLFISVLGNLHLYLALLWMTIASAAMAIADVTIDACTAYNSIKHPSLASDMQSLCSLSSSIGALLGFFMSGILVHLVGSKGVFGLLTLPFALASVVGMVFSESHVPGFSYKQVNQKFIDAGRAMWRTMKCSDVWRPSLYMFISLALSLNIHEGLFYWFTDSKDGPLFAQETVGFILSIGSVGSILGATLYQLVLKDHPFRGICLWTQLLFALAGMLDLILVLRLNLKLGLPDYLFIVVDEIVSQMIGRLKWMPLLVLTSKLCPHGIEGTFFALLMSIDNAGFMTSSWLGGVLLHVLKVTRTEFGNLWLAVLIRNVMRVLPLFVLFLVPKGDQNTFKLPGEIMGEDSDSDEEKEEARNLELASLVHSADRR; this is encoded by the exons ATGGTGGTAGAAGACCAGAATCTCGAAAGTGGCGGATCCGTCCGTGTAGTCATCAAAGGAGAGAGTCATCTCCGTACTGTACTGTGGGGTCCAGTGCGGTGGATAAAGATGCTGGCCAAAGAGCTTCACTGGAGCTTTGTCTTCGGCGTGGTCTCACTCTACGGTATAAATCAAGGCCTTGGCGGCTCATTAGGCCGTGTAGCCACCGAGTATTACATGAAAGATGTTCAAAAGGTTCAGCCTTCAGAGTCTCAGGCTCTCACGGCCATCACCAAGATTCCGTGGATCATTAAGCCTCTCTGGGGCATTCTCACCGATGTTCTTCCCATCTACGGCTTCCACAGACGCCCTTACTTCGTTTTGGCAGGTGTCCTTGGAGTGGTTTCTATGCTTTTCATATCGGTTCTTGGGAATCTGCATCTTTACTTGGCGCTCTTGTGGATGACAATAGCAAGTGCTGCGATGGCGATAGCTGATGTGACTATTGATGCTTGCACTGCCTACAACAGTATTAAACACCCTTCTCTTGCCTCGGATATGCAGAGCTTGTGTAGCTTAAGCtcttccattggtgcgcttcTTGGTTTCTTCATGAGTGGCATCTTAGTTCATCTTGTTGGCTCCAAG GGTGTGTTTGGCTTGCTGACACTCCCATTTGCGTTGGCATCAGTAGTAGGGATGGTGTTTAGTGAGTCCCATGTTCCTGGCTTCTCTTACAAACAG GTAAACCAGAAGTTTATAGACGCAGGGAGAGCGATGTGGAGGACGATGAAGTGCTCAGATGTGTGGAGGCCGAGTCTGTATATGTTCATTTCCCTTGCTCTTAGTTTGAACATTCATGAAGGTCTCTTCTATTGGTTCACAGATTCAAAGGATGGCCCTTTGTTTGCTCAG gAAACTGTTGGTTTCATCCTCTCAATTGGTTCGGTGGGGTCGATTCTAGGAGCAACCTTGTACCAGCTAGTCCTGAAAGACCATCCCTTCCGCGGCATTTGTTTGTGGACTCAACTTCTCTTTGCCTTGGCAGGGATGCTTGACCTCATTCTCGTGCTACGTCTCAACTTGAAACTTGGCTTACCAGACTATCTCTTCATAGTGGTCGACGAGATAGTGTCTCAGATGATAGGACGCCTAAAATGGATGCCGTTGCTCGTGCTCACTTCAAAGCTTTGTCCTCACGGAATTGAAGGGACATTCTTTGCGTTGCTGATGTCTATTGACAATGCAGGCTTCATGACCTCTTCTTGGCTCGGAGGAGTGTTGCTGCACGTCCTCAAGGTGACTAGGACAGAGTTTGGCAACCTCTGGCTTGCGGTTTTGATCAGGAATGTGATGAGAGTTTTGCCGCTCTTTGTTCTGTTTCTTGTGCCCAAGGGAGATCAGAACACGTTCAAGCTCCCGGGTGAGATCATGGGGGAAGATTCTGATTCTgatgaagagaaagaagaagctcGGAACTTGGAGTTGGCGTCTCTTGTTCATTCCGCTGATAGAAGATAG